From Caballeronia insecticola, a single genomic window includes:
- a CDS encoding single-stranded DNA-binding protein: protein MIDALVGGKLFKTAEERRSNSGKTFVTDNVRAADGDGESLFVNVVAFSDSAKATLLALEDGDSVSLTGTLKIGTYEARDGSVRPKVSMIAQTVLTAYQVTRKRKAAAMMSDGSNRMPRETAMADDDLSF, encoded by the coding sequence ATGATTGACGCGTTGGTTGGTGGAAAGTTGTTCAAGACGGCGGAAGAGCGACGCTCGAACTCCGGCAAGACGTTCGTGACGGACAACGTCCGCGCCGCCGACGGTGATGGCGAGAGCTTGTTCGTCAACGTGGTGGCATTCAGTGATTCGGCGAAGGCGACTCTGCTCGCGTTGGAAGACGGCGATAGCGTCTCGCTCACTGGAACGCTCAAGATCGGCACGTACGAGGCTCGCGACGGCTCTGTGAGGCCGAAGGTCAGCATGATCGCGCAGACGGTTCTGACGGCTTATCAGGTGACACGTAAGCGGAAAGCTGCAGCGATGATGTCCGACGGCTCAAACCGAATGCCGCGCGAAACCGCGATGGCCGATGACGATCTGTCTTTCTGA
- a CDS encoding AAA family ATPase has protein sequence MGRDINDLAMEGGADAILLAVANGRRVPKISERNSVPTSVAQLESVDGAGGHHEPPYVVRRASDVLSTKPMRWRVHGVLPESGLAAFYGPSGGGKSFLLLDICIAIAEGAGHWFGRRVKAAPVAYVCLEGEGGISKRLKAWSIHNGRALPDALHVVMSQPVDLRSLSDVQRLCEALILAGVQDGVVAIDTLAQATPGFDENSGQDMSEVLTASKAIQATLGGLVILVHHTGKTDGKGLRGHSSLLAALDSSIEVCRNGVERNWSVAKSKDDADGESCEFQLDRIELDDDEDGNPVTSCVINPSAAPPNWAPEKPKGDEQILVFEAIGKLLLGSKVFGKDPSHPSRPGVFLEEAVEAASNVLTCEVNRRKNRARRAIQRMIAREIYAFDGEFIWLR, from the coding sequence ATGGGGCGTGACATCAATGATCTTGCGATGGAAGGCGGCGCCGACGCGATTCTTTTGGCTGTCGCGAACGGCCGTCGTGTCCCCAAGATTTCTGAGCGCAACAGCGTGCCTACAAGCGTCGCTCAGTTGGAAAGTGTCGACGGAGCGGGTGGACATCACGAGCCTCCTTACGTTGTGCGTCGAGCTTCCGATGTTCTCTCGACCAAACCAATGCGATGGAGGGTTCACGGAGTCCTCCCTGAATCCGGTCTTGCCGCGTTTTATGGGCCTTCTGGAGGCGGCAAATCGTTCTTGCTGCTCGACATTTGTATCGCCATTGCAGAAGGCGCAGGCCATTGGTTCGGGAGGCGCGTGAAAGCCGCGCCAGTGGCGTACGTCTGCCTGGAGGGTGAAGGCGGCATCAGCAAGAGGTTGAAAGCTTGGTCAATTCACAATGGCCGCGCTCTTCCTGATGCGCTGCACGTTGTCATGTCTCAGCCAGTCGATCTTAGATCGCTAAGCGACGTTCAGCGGCTTTGCGAAGCGCTGATACTTGCCGGCGTTCAAGACGGCGTGGTCGCGATCGACACGCTGGCGCAAGCCACCCCCGGGTTTGACGAAAACAGTGGTCAGGACATGAGCGAGGTACTCACTGCGTCAAAGGCGATTCAGGCAACTCTCGGCGGCCTCGTGATCCTCGTTCACCACACCGGCAAAACGGACGGTAAAGGGCTGCGCGGCCATAGCAGCCTGCTCGCTGCGCTGGATAGTTCGATCGAGGTCTGCCGCAATGGCGTTGAACGCAATTGGTCGGTTGCCAAATCAAAGGACGACGCCGATGGCGAGAGCTGCGAATTCCAACTGGATCGGATCGAACTCGACGACGATGAAGACGGCAATCCAGTCACGAGTTGCGTAATTAACCCGTCTGCCGCGCCCCCGAACTGGGCCCCGGAAAAGCCAAAAGGCGATGAACAAATCCTCGTTTTTGAGGCCATCGGAAAATTGCTGCTGGGGTCTAAAGTCTTCGGGAAAGACCCCAGCCACCCAAGCCGCCCTGGGGTTTTTTTGGAAGAAGCAGTGGAGGCAGCCAGCAACGTCCTTACTTGCGAGGTGAATCGCCGTAAGAACCGCGCCAGGCGGGCAATCCAGCGGATGATCGCCCGCGAAATCTACGCCTTCGATGGGGAGTTCATATGGCTTCGGTGA
- a CDS encoding DUF7146 domain-containing protein, whose protein sequence is MLNEIDRARSALFHLDAGCDRATWVRIGMAAKCAGLEILDWIDWCSSGANYGGERETRAVWRSFKASGGIGAATLFRLALDDGWQVSSKMVRDIKALPSKLEANRERQIRETLDPRWLAYWESLGPIREAGLEYLEARACEVPPSDGDLRFDPAARHPVGVTGPCLVALVTDAISGSPISLHRTWIRDDGTKADVEPPRMLLGGHRKAGGAIRLWPDEAVTQSLAIAEGIESALSLARAIRPVWALIDAGNLAKLPPLPGIDALSIAVDADLAGQRAAEACGERWALADRDVTLVEVPNGA, encoded by the coding sequence ATGCTCAACGAAATCGATCGTGCTCGATCCGCGCTCTTTCATCTCGACGCCGGCTGTGATCGCGCAACTTGGGTTCGAATCGGAATGGCCGCCAAGTGCGCCGGGCTCGAAATCTTGGATTGGATCGACTGGTGCTCGTCCGGTGCCAATTACGGCGGCGAACGCGAAACGCGCGCAGTTTGGCGCTCGTTCAAGGCTTCGGGCGGTATCGGTGCCGCGACGCTGTTTCGCTTGGCGCTTGACGACGGCTGGCAAGTCAGCTCGAAAATGGTTCGCGATATCAAAGCGTTGCCCTCTAAATTAGAGGCGAATAGAGAGCGGCAAATTCGAGAGACGCTTGATCCGCGCTGGCTGGCTTACTGGGAATCCCTCGGCCCAATTCGCGAAGCCGGGCTTGAATATCTCGAAGCCCGCGCATGCGAGGTGCCGCCTTCCGATGGTGATTTGAGATTCGATCCGGCCGCGCGACACCCGGTGGGCGTAACGGGCCCTTGTCTCGTGGCACTGGTGACAGACGCTATTTCCGGGTCCCCCATCAGCCTGCATCGCACGTGGATAAGAGATGACGGCACGAAGGCCGATGTTGAACCACCGCGGATGTTGCTCGGCGGGCACCGGAAGGCAGGCGGCGCCATTCGTCTCTGGCCGGACGAAGCTGTCACCCAAAGTCTAGCAATCGCGGAAGGCATCGAGTCAGCTCTGAGCCTTGCTAGAGCGATTCGGCCAGTCTGGGCTTTGATCGACGCCGGCAATCTCGCCAAGCTGCCTCCGCTGCCTGGAATCGACGCTCTATCAATCGCCGTCGACGCTGATCTCGCCGGTCAGCGCGCCGCCGAGGCGTGCGGCGAACGATGGGCGCTTGCGGATCGTGACGTTACGCTCGTGGAGGTGCCGAATGGGGCGTGA
- a CDS encoding helix-turn-helix domain-containing protein: MAQKQKAATPKSAAKEILKQKYSDGAAAQRVRILAFLRHHGSLSTLDARHLIDVMHPAARVMELRRHGHEIATVWSHEITPEGGEHRVARYHLMREAV; this comes from the coding sequence ATGGCCCAAAAACAAAAAGCCGCGACTCCAAAGAGCGCGGCCAAAGAAATCCTCAAGCAGAAGTATAGCGATGGTGCGGCAGCTCAGCGTGTACGAATCCTCGCATTCCTTCGTCATCACGGCTCTCTGTCCACTCTCGACGCTCGGCATCTGATCGACGTCATGCACCCGGCGGCGCGCGTCATGGAACTGCGCCGCCATGGTCACGAGATTGCAACTGTCTGGTCGCACGAAATCACTCCCGAGGGCGGCGAACACCGTGTCGCGCGCTATCACTTGATGCGGGAGGCCGTCTAA
- a CDS encoding helix-turn-helix transcriptional regulator, with amino-acid sequence MQNDAKERQSMRANNEVSQAGETLPAVGFSRWSQLQRFIPVSRETWRKLVKSGRAPQPQRWTERCTVYSNEEVHRWMKDPAGYQAQSIAA; translated from the coding sequence ATGCAAAACGACGCCAAGGAGCGGCAAAGCATGCGTGCCAATAACGAAGTTAGCCAAGCCGGGGAAACTCTTCCCGCCGTTGGATTCTCGCGCTGGAGCCAACTTCAGCGATTCATTCCGGTGAGCCGCGAAACGTGGCGCAAACTGGTCAAATCCGGCCGCGCCCCGCAGCCTCAGCGCTGGACCGAGCGTTGCACGGTCTACAGCAATGAGGAAGTCCATCGCTGGATGAAAGATCCGGCAGGATATCAAGCGCAGTCGATCGCTGCGTAA
- a CDS encoding tyrosine-type recombinase/integrase, translating into MPKTAVPLNDTRIKALKPKASRYRVADGGGLVLEVMTSGSKVWRYRYTLHGERQPMVTIGDYPAISLQDAREKARRYTEIVARGVSPVADAKKDRGAVKRLDTVKAFGGDWYTAQIAPMSESYRRNVKRALEKDLYPSIGNKPLGDVTPGDILALCDRIKSRGAPKMALFTRNVAKRMYEFAIARQFAQTNPAQAVVARFIATQDSRTRVLSPDEIGTVLRAVYASDIRRQLKLAVHLLVLTMVRKSELTEATWPEFDLDAGMWKIPADRMKKEKEHWVFLSTQAVEMLRELRVLSGDGEFVFPSTRGSSEKPISKSTLNQAVRALSLDVQHFVLHDLRRTASTHLHEMGHSSDAIEKALAHTIKGIKGIYNRAEYAEERQKILQVWANFVDAQIEGGRKVVIGNFGQSAA; encoded by the coding sequence ATGCCGAAAACTGCCGTTCCGCTGAATGACACCCGCATCAAAGCTCTGAAGCCGAAGGCGTCGCGCTACCGCGTCGCCGATGGTGGCGGCTTGGTGCTGGAGGTCATGACGTCCGGCTCGAAGGTATGGCGATACAGATACACGTTGCACGGCGAGCGCCAGCCAATGGTGACGATCGGTGACTATCCGGCAATCAGCCTTCAGGACGCTCGAGAGAAAGCCAGGCGGTACACAGAGATCGTAGCCCGAGGCGTGTCTCCCGTAGCCGATGCAAAAAAGGACCGAGGCGCGGTGAAGCGGCTCGATACGGTCAAGGCATTCGGGGGAGATTGGTACACAGCCCAGATCGCCCCGATGTCGGAGTCCTACCGGCGAAACGTGAAACGGGCCTTGGAGAAAGATCTCTACCCCTCGATCGGCAATAAGCCCCTCGGAGATGTCACGCCGGGGGACATTCTGGCCCTATGTGATCGCATCAAATCTCGGGGGGCGCCAAAGATGGCGCTGTTCACACGGAATGTCGCGAAACGCATGTATGAATTCGCGATCGCGCGACAATTCGCGCAAACGAACCCCGCTCAAGCCGTCGTGGCGCGCTTTATTGCGACGCAGGACAGCCGCACACGCGTTCTGTCACCGGATGAGATCGGGACCGTTCTGCGGGCCGTCTACGCTTCAGATATCCGCCGCCAACTGAAACTCGCCGTTCATCTCCTCGTGTTGACCATGGTTCGTAAGAGCGAACTGACCGAGGCGACGTGGCCCGAGTTCGATCTCGACGCCGGCATGTGGAAAATCCCGGCCGATCGCATGAAGAAAGAAAAGGAACACTGGGTCTTTCTATCGACCCAAGCCGTGGAGATGTTGCGCGAACTCCGAGTTTTGAGCGGGGATGGCGAATTCGTATTTCCGTCAACGCGCGGCAGCTCCGAAAAACCGATCTCGAAGAGCACGCTGAACCAAGCAGTTCGCGCTCTCAGCCTCGACGTGCAGCATTTCGTTTTGCACGACCTCCGCCGCACAGCTTCAACGCATTTGCATGAAATGGGTCATTCGTCTGACGCCATTGAAAAGGCGCTCGCCCATACGATCAAAGGCATCAAAGGAATCTACAACCGAGCCGAGTACGCGGAAGAGCGTCAGAAGATCCTTCAGGTGTGGGCAAATTTTGTTGACGCACAGATTGAAGGCGGCCGGAAGGTCGTGATTGGGAACTTCGGCCAGTCGGCCGCATAG